A single genomic interval of Antarcticibacterium arcticum harbors:
- the lipB gene encoding lipoyl(octanoyl) transferase LipB — protein MNKEIQLQELGLREYREAWDYQEQLFREIMELKIRNRREDLQAPTPNYLLLVEHPHVYTLGKSGDQSHLLLDENQLKARNAQFYKSNRGGDITYHGPGQVVGYPVLDLENFFTDIHKYLRFLEEVIILTLQEYGLDAQRSKGETGVWLDVGTPYARKICAMGVKASRWVTMHGFALNVNTDLGYFDHIIPCGIKGKAVTSLNIELGQREVPMNEVQEKILKYFAAIFEANYTKEI, from the coding sequence TTGAATAAAGAAATACAACTTCAGGAATTGGGCCTTCGGGAATACCGGGAAGCCTGGGATTACCAGGAGCAGCTTTTCCGGGAGATCATGGAACTTAAAATAAGGAACCGCCGCGAGGATCTTCAGGCGCCAACCCCCAATTATTTGTTGCTGGTAGAACATCCTCATGTATACACACTGGGAAAAAGCGGTGACCAATCTCATTTGTTGCTTGACGAAAACCAGTTAAAGGCCAGAAATGCCCAATTCTATAAAAGCAACCGCGGCGGCGATATTACTTATCACGGGCCGGGACAGGTGGTGGGGTATCCTGTGCTGGACCTCGAAAATTTTTTTACAGATATTCATAAATACCTGCGTTTCCTGGAGGAAGTTATCATACTTACCTTGCAGGAATATGGCCTGGATGCCCAAAGAAGTAAAGGGGAGACAGGAGTATGGCTGGATGTGGGCACTCCCTATGCAAGGAAAATTTGCGCGATGGGAGTAAAGGCAAGCAGGTGGGTTACCATGCATGGCTTCGCGCTAAATGTAAATACAGACCTTGGTTATTTTGATCATATTATTCCCTGCGGAATCAAGGGTAAAGCTGTTACTTCCCTTAACATAGAACTGGGACAACGCGAGGTTCCTATGAATGAAGTTCAGGAAAAAATCCTGAAGTATTTTGCCGCGATCTTTGAAGCAAATTATACTAAAGAGATTTAG
- the lysS gene encoding lysine--tRNA ligase, which yields MQLSEQEIVRREKLSALRKLDIDPYPAALYPVTHVSSEIKSEFEEGKQVVVAGRLMSRRIQGKASFAEIQDSSGRIQVYFNRDEICAGEDKAKYNEVYKKLLDIGDFIGIIGELFTTQVGEKTIMVKDFTLLSKSLRPLPLPKTDKDGKTFDEFNDPELRYRQRYADLVVNPRVKEVFIKRTRLFNAMRSFFNEKGYFEVETPILQSIPGGAAARPFMTHHNALDIPLYLRVANELYLKRLIVGGFDGVYEFSKNFRNEGMDRTHNPEFTAMEIYVAYKDYNWMMEFTENLLEYCALAVNGTTNATFGPHEVNFKAPYKRISMTDAIKEYTGFDITGKTEQELFKAAREMGVDVDETMGKGKLIDEIFGEKCEGNFIQPTFITDYPKEMSPLCKVHRDNPELTERFELMVCGKEIANAYTELNDPIDQRERFEEQLKLSEKGDDEAMFIDNDFLRALEYGMPPTSGLGIGMDRLIMFLTNKQSIQEVLFFPQMKPEKKAPTPKPEDFIKIGIPQEWIDVVMHEFQSVTKLREEKPTQVHQKLNGLRKKNKLPVAALQLEEVEKWF from the coding sequence ATGCAGCTATCTGAACAGGAAATTGTACGAAGAGAAAAACTTTCTGCTTTACGAAAATTGGACATAGATCCATATCCCGCGGCCCTTTACCCGGTGACACATGTATCTTCGGAAATTAAGAGTGAATTTGAAGAGGGAAAACAGGTAGTAGTTGCAGGAAGATTAATGTCCAGGCGTATTCAGGGAAAGGCATCCTTTGCTGAAATTCAGGATTCCTCAGGCAGGATCCAGGTTTATTTCAACAGGGATGAAATTTGTGCCGGTGAGGATAAGGCAAAATACAACGAAGTATATAAAAAATTACTTGATATAGGAGATTTCATAGGGATCATAGGAGAGTTGTTCACTACCCAGGTAGGAGAAAAGACTATTATGGTGAAAGATTTCACGCTGCTTAGCAAATCCCTGCGGCCTCTACCTCTACCCAAAACCGATAAAGACGGAAAAACCTTTGACGAGTTTAATGATCCCGAATTAAGGTACCGGCAACGGTATGCAGACCTCGTGGTAAATCCAAGGGTAAAGGAAGTATTTATAAAACGTACCCGGCTTTTCAATGCAATGCGCTCCTTCTTTAATGAAAAAGGTTATTTTGAGGTAGAAACCCCTATTCTGCAATCTATCCCAGGAGGTGCGGCGGCAAGACCATTTATGACGCACCACAATGCGTTGGATATTCCGCTCTATCTTAGGGTTGCAAACGAATTATATTTAAAAAGACTTATTGTAGGTGGTTTTGACGGGGTGTATGAATTTTCCAAGAATTTCAGGAATGAAGGAATGGATCGTACCCATAATCCCGAATTCACGGCTATGGAGATCTATGTTGCCTACAAGGATTATAACTGGATGATGGAGTTTACTGAAAACCTGCTGGAGTATTGTGCGCTGGCAGTTAACGGGACTACAAATGCCACCTTTGGGCCACATGAAGTAAATTTCAAAGCTCCTTACAAGCGAATTTCCATGACCGATGCTATTAAGGAATACACAGGGTTTGATATCACCGGAAAAACGGAACAGGAACTGTTTAAAGCTGCCAGGGAAATGGGTGTGGATGTGGATGAGACGATGGGGAAAGGAAAACTTATTGATGAAATCTTTGGGGAGAAATGCGAGGGGAATTTTATTCAGCCAACATTTATAACAGATTACCCTAAGGAAATGAGTCCGCTGTGTAAAGTTCACCGTGATAATCCGGAGCTTACGGAGCGTTTTGAATTGATGGTTTGCGGGAAGGAAATTGCCAATGCCTATACAGAGCTTAATGATCCTATAGATCAAAGGGAACGTTTTGAGGAGCAATTAAAACTTTCAGAAAAAGGAGATGATGAAGCAATGTTCATTGATAATGATTTCCTTAGGGCGCTGGAATACGGAATGCCGCCAACATCTGGTCTTGGAATTGGAATGGATAGATTGATCATGTTCTTGACCAATAAACAATCCATACAGGAGGTATTATTCTTCCCACAAATGAAGCCGGAAAAGAAAGCCCCCACGCCGAAACCTGAGGATTTTATTAAAATTGGTATTCCCCAGGAATGGATAGATGTGGTAATGCATGAATTCCAAAGTGTCACCAAGTTAAGGGAGGAAAAACCTACACAGGTGCATCAAAAATTAAATGGTTTAAGAAAGAAGAATAAACTCCCGGTTGCAGCTTTGCAACTGGAAGAGGTTGAAAAATGGTTTTAA
- a CDS encoding YqaE/Pmp3 family membrane protein, with protein MSIWRVILSVLFPPLAVYDRGCGSILIVLLLTLLGWIPGVIAALIILNRPKDNY; from the coding sequence ATGAGTATTTGGAGGGTTATTTTATCGGTGCTGTTTCCGCCACTTGCGGTTTATGACCGTGGTTGCGGGTCTATTCTTATTGTTTTGTTATTAACCTTACTGGGTTGGATCCCTGGGGTTATTGCTGCGCTTATTATTCTTAACCGCCCTAAAGATAATTATTGA
- a CDS encoding DUF2267 domain-containing protein, with product MEKVINMVAEKAGISEAQATTAVNTVANFLKDKMPPAMASQVDAYLKGEGTADLEGMAGKLGGLFGKK from the coding sequence ATGGAAAAGGTTATTAATATGGTGGCCGAAAAGGCGGGAATAAGCGAGGCCCAGGCCACAACTGCTGTAAACACAGTCGCAAATTTTTTGAAAGATAAAATGCCTCCTGCTATGGCCTCACAGGTTGATGCTTATTTAAAAGGGGAGGGCACTGCAGATCTTGAGGGTATGGCCGGGAAACTGGGAGGTCTTTTCGGGAAAAAATGA